From Kineosporia succinea, the proteins below share one genomic window:
- a CDS encoding DsbA family protein, whose amino-acid sequence MTSGRATREARRQKMEQERLRVAREKATRQAVRVGTAVVLVLVVVLGGFLYWSDRRPGEEATETAATTTPSNIGPDNSVVVGDETAAVTIDLYEDYASKDSATFEKSAREQLATWAEDGDVQVHYHLLSTDDADSETTGTTADQDETSAGLKAVNAAAAVVNADPDAFPAFHELLLEHQGDDLTDDALIGYAVEAGASQDAVSTAISSLTYGDWATEATTASTVTTTPAARVNGTTVDDLSARTLRTAVTEALDSGE is encoded by the coding sequence ATGACCAGCGGACGTGCGACCCGTGAGGCGCGGCGGCAGAAGATGGAGCAGGAACGGCTGCGGGTGGCGCGGGAGAAGGCCACCCGGCAGGCGGTCCGGGTCGGTACCGCGGTCGTGCTGGTGCTCGTGGTGGTCCTGGGCGGGTTCCTCTACTGGTCCGACCGCCGGCCCGGCGAGGAGGCGACGGAGACGGCCGCGACGACCACGCCGTCCAACATCGGGCCGGACAACTCGGTCGTGGTGGGTGACGAGACCGCCGCCGTCACGATCGACCTCTACGAGGACTACGCGTCGAAGGACTCGGCCACGTTCGAGAAGTCCGCCCGCGAGCAGCTCGCCACCTGGGCCGAGGACGGCGACGTGCAGGTTCACTACCACCTGCTCTCCACGGACGACGCCGACAGCGAGACCACCGGGACCACCGCCGACCAGGACGAGACCTCCGCCGGCCTGAAGGCCGTCAACGCCGCGGCCGCCGTGGTGAACGCCGACCCCGACGCCTTCCCGGCCTTCCACGAGCTGCTCCTCGAGCACCAGGGCGACGACCTCACCGACGACGCCCTGATCGGTTACGCCGTCGAGGCCGGCGCGAGCCAGGACGCGGTGAGCACCGCGATCTCGAGCCTCACCTACGGCGACTGGGCCACGGAGGCGACCACGGCGTCCACCGTCACCACCACCCCGGCCGCACGGGTGAACGGGACGACGGTGGACGACCTGAGCGCCAGGACCCTGCGGACCGCGGTCACCGAGGCCCTGGATTCCGGCGAGTAG
- a CDS encoding M20 family metallopeptidase translates to MSKDAAAAGVSRDAGRLIQLSELLHANPETGWQEHRASRWVAEALSEAGFDVTPAYLGLETAFLATYGSGPFRLGLCAEYDALPGLGHACGHNLISAITVGAARALAPLADAAGLTIEVYGTPAEEGGGGKIELLERGAFAGLDLAMMAHPAPVDVAEAEPFAVSHSHVSYRGKAAHAAAYPEHGVNAADAFTVAQVAIGLLRQQLPPTVRVHGVMTNGGEAPNAIPAHTEGRWYVRASSLQQLTETEEKVRRCFEAGALATGATLEIEPESKPYAEFRTFTPALEAYRRNARQLGRVFDEHSPARRMNRASTDMGNVSQVVPAIHPYIGINSGTALNHQPEFAAHCVGADAEKALLDAATALAWTALDIAVP, encoded by the coding sequence ATGAGTAAGGATGCTGCCGCGGCCGGGGTCTCGCGGGACGCCGGGCGGCTGATCCAGCTGTCCGAGCTGCTGCACGCGAACCCGGAGACCGGCTGGCAGGAGCACCGGGCGTCGCGCTGGGTGGCCGAGGCGCTGTCCGAGGCCGGTTTCGACGTGACGCCGGCCTATCTCGGCCTGGAGACGGCGTTCCTGGCCACGTACGGCAGCGGCCCGTTCCGGCTCGGCCTGTGCGCCGAGTACGACGCGCTGCCCGGGCTGGGGCATGCCTGCGGGCACAACCTGATCTCGGCGATCACCGTCGGCGCGGCGCGGGCCCTGGCCCCGCTGGCCGACGCGGCGGGTCTGACCATCGAGGTGTACGGCACGCCGGCCGAGGAGGGTGGTGGCGGCAAGATCGAGCTGCTCGAGCGGGGCGCCTTCGCCGGGCTCGACCTGGCGATGATGGCCCACCCGGCGCCGGTCGACGTGGCCGAGGCCGAGCCGTTCGCGGTGTCGCACTCGCACGTGTCGTACCGGGGCAAGGCCGCGCACGCGGCGGCCTACCCGGAGCACGGCGTCAACGCGGCCGATGCGTTCACCGTCGCCCAGGTCGCGATCGGCCTTCTGCGGCAACAGCTTCCGCCGACGGTGCGGGTGCACGGCGTGATGACCAACGGTGGCGAGGCACCCAACGCGATCCCCGCCCACACCGAGGGGCGCTGGTACGTGCGCGCGTCGTCCCTCCAGCAGCTGACCGAGACCGAGGAGAAGGTCCGGCGCTGCTTCGAGGCGGGAGCGCTGGCCACCGGCGCCACCCTGGAGATCGAGCCGGAGAGCAAGCCCTACGCCGAGTTCCGCACCTTCACCCCGGCGCTGGAGGCGTACCGGCGCAACGCCCGGCAGCTGGGCCGGGTGTTCGACGAGCACTCCCCCGCGCGCAGGATGAACCGCGCGTCGACCGACATGGGCAACGTGTCACAGGTGGTGCCCGCGATCCACCCGTACATCGGCATCAACTCGGGAACGGCCCTGAACCACCAGCCCGAGTTCGCCGCGCACTGCGTGGGGGCGGACGCCGAGAAGGCTCTGCTCGACGCGGCGACGGCCCTCGCCTGGACGGCGCTGGACATCGCCGTGCCCTGA
- a CDS encoding DUF1028 domain-containing protein, whose amino-acid sequence MTFSVLATDPSGAVGIAVTSSSPAVAARCVHLRAGVGGASSQNVTDPRLGTALLDALDSGLPAPEALSRVVTDREHIEHRQLTVLGLDGPGAAFSGAGTLGVHHTVVGDRVVAAGNLLASTSVISAVAQAFEQSSGELESRLLLALEAGLAAGGEAGPIRSAGLSVVRQVAWRETDLRVDWSDTPLEDLRALLEVWMPQRDAYVTRGLNPESAPSYGVPGDE is encoded by the coding sequence ATGACCTTCTCCGTGCTGGCCACCGACCCCTCCGGCGCCGTCGGGATCGCCGTGACCTCGTCGTCCCCCGCGGTCGCGGCCCGCTGCGTGCACCTGCGGGCGGGAGTGGGCGGGGCCTCCTCGCAGAACGTCACCGACCCGCGCCTGGGAACCGCGCTCCTCGACGCGTTGGACTCGGGTCTCCCGGCTCCCGAAGCCCTTTCGCGGGTGGTCACCGACCGCGAGCACATCGAGCACCGCCAGCTCACGGTGCTGGGGCTCGACGGGCCGGGCGCCGCGTTCTCCGGCGCCGGAACGTTGGGGGTGCATCACACCGTCGTCGGCGACCGGGTGGTGGCCGCGGGCAACCTGCTGGCCTCCACCTCCGTGATCTCCGCGGTGGCGCAGGCTTTCGAGCAGTCGTCCGGTGAGCTCGAGTCCCGTCTGCTGCTCGCGCTGGAGGCCGGGCTGGCCGCGGGTGGTGAGGCCGGGCCGATCCGCTCGGCCGGGCTGTCGGTGGTGCGGCAGGTCGCCTGGCGCGAGACCGACCTGCGCGTCGACTGGAGCGACACCCCGCTGGAGGATCTGCGAGCGCTGCTCGAGGTGTGGATGCCGCAGCGCGACGCCTACGTGACGCGGGGGCTGAACCCGGAGTCGGCGCCGTCGTACGGGGTTCCGGGCGATGAGTAA
- a CDS encoding RidA family protein: MIVAGGHRRIRPFNTKDTYPEQNLDNDLCQAVVAGNTVYVRGQIGQDLDTSESVGIGDVGVQTEQAMANIAMLLDEAGATMEHLVKLTIYIVDPRYRETVYRAIGRHTKGVHPISTGIVVSALARPEWLVEIDAIAVIPS; encoded by the coding sequence ATGATTGTCGCGGGTGGCCACCGACGGATCCGGCCCTTCAACACCAAGGACACCTACCCCGAGCAGAACCTCGACAACGACCTCTGCCAGGCCGTCGTCGCGGGCAACACCGTGTACGTGCGCGGGCAGATCGGGCAGGACCTCGACACCAGCGAGTCGGTCGGCATCGGTGACGTCGGCGTGCAGACCGAGCAGGCCATGGCCAACATCGCGATGCTGCTCGACGAGGCCGGCGCCACGATGGAACACCTGGTCAAGCTCACCATCTACATCGTCGATCCGCGTTACCGCGAAACGGTTTACCGCGCCATCGGCCGGCACACCAAGGGCGTGCACCCGATCTCCACCGGCATCGTGGTCTCGGCCCTGGCCCGCCCGGAGTGGCTCGTCGAGATCGACGCGATCGCGGTGATCCCCTCATGA
- a CDS encoding flavin-containing monooxygenase, which yields MAHHEVEVLVVGAGQAGVATSEHLTQAGVKHLVLERGRIAERWRSERWDSLVANGPVWHDRFPNLEFADVEPDGFATKEQVAEYFEAYAAKFDLPVRTGVEVTSVRRNDGEPGFTAETSIGTVSARYVVAATGPFQTPVFPPIVPTGAVHQIHSSSYRNPQQLPEGNVLVVGAGSSGVQIADELQRSGRQVYLSVGPHDRPPRRYRNRDFVWWLGVLGLWDLETPAAGAEHVTIAVSGARGGHTVDFRELALGGIRLVGLTDSLEDGVVTFRGDLADNVAAGDANMLALLRAADAYVARNGLDLPEEPQAHVLGDLPLDAQNPLRSLDLVAAGITSIVWATGFKTDYSWLQVGDAVDDSGKPVHRRGVSAEPGVYFVGLPWLSRRGSSFIWGVWHDAKHVAGHIGTQLNYVSYQEKS from the coding sequence ATGGCCCACCACGAGGTGGAGGTTCTCGTCGTCGGCGCCGGCCAGGCCGGTGTCGCCACGAGCGAGCACCTGACCCAGGCCGGGGTGAAGCACCTCGTTCTCGAGCGCGGCCGCATCGCCGAGCGCTGGCGTTCCGAGCGCTGGGACTCGCTGGTCGCGAACGGCCCGGTCTGGCACGACCGTTTCCCGAACCTGGAGTTCGCCGACGTCGAGCCCGACGGCTTCGCCACCAAGGAGCAGGTGGCCGAGTACTTCGAGGCCTACGCGGCCAAGTTCGACCTGCCCGTGCGCACCGGTGTCGAGGTCACCTCCGTCCGGCGCAACGACGGCGAGCCCGGTTTCACGGCCGAGACCTCCATCGGCACCGTCAGTGCCCGCTACGTCGTGGCCGCGACCGGCCCGTTCCAGACCCCGGTGTTCCCACCGATCGTGCCGACCGGGGCCGTGCACCAGATTCATTCCAGCTCGTACCGCAACCCGCAGCAGCTGCCCGAGGGCAACGTGCTGGTGGTCGGCGCGGGCTCGTCCGGCGTCCAGATCGCCGACGAGCTGCAGCGTTCCGGGCGCCAGGTGTACCTCTCGGTCGGGCCGCACGACCGGCCGCCGCGGCGCTACCGCAACCGCGACTTCGTCTGGTGGCTGGGCGTTCTCGGCCTGTGGGACCTGGAGACCCCGGCCGCCGGGGCCGAGCACGTCACGATCGCCGTCAGCGGCGCGCGCGGCGGGCACACCGTCGACTTCCGCGAACTGGCTCTCGGCGGTATCCGCCTGGTGGGGCTGACCGATTCGCTCGAGGACGGTGTGGTGACCTTCCGCGGGGACCTCGCCGACAATGTGGCCGCCGGGGACGCGAACATGCTGGCCCTGCTGCGGGCGGCCGACGCGTACGTGGCCCGCAACGGGCTCGACCTGCCCGAGGAACCCCAGGCGCACGTGCTCGGCGATCTGCCCCTGGACGCCCAGAATCCGCTGCGCTCACTGGATCTGGTGGCGGCCGGGATCACCAGCATCGTCTGGGCCACCGGCTTCAAGACCGACTACAGCTGGCTGCAGGTCGGCGACGCCGTGGACGACTCCGGCAAACCCGTTCACCGTCGTGGCGTCTCGGCCGAGCCCGGCGTCTACTTCGTGGGCCTGCCGTGGCTCTCGCGGCGCGGGTCGAGCTTCATCTGGGGTGTGTGGCACGATGCCAAGCACGTCGCGGGTCACATCGGCACGCAGCTGAACTACGTCTCTTACCAGGAGAAGTCATGA
- a CDS encoding LysR family transcriptional regulator — MARKPDITLAQLRYFVEAASCLSMTQAATSLLVAQSAVSSAVAQLESQVGAQLFIRMRSKGLALTPAGQQLLGDARAVLGTLDEALDAARGMDEQVRGTIRIAFFVTLAPFLLADVMALLAERHPGLDVDVIEVDADEAREALRSGRAEMAVSWDFAFGEEMRREIVTTVPPHVVLPAGHPLSARRRVPLRELAHDKMILLDLPHSREYFLDVMRGAGVEPVVRHRSYGYETVRSLVAKGYGYAILNQQPRHDSTYDGRAVVTRPISDEVPGLPLVVATLRSVRATARVRAVADAVRVVANAVPGARPHPGT, encoded by the coding sequence ATGGCCCGCAAGCCGGACATCACGCTCGCGCAGCTGCGCTACTTCGTCGAGGCCGCGAGCTGCCTGAGCATGACCCAGGCCGCCACCAGCCTGCTGGTGGCGCAGTCGGCGGTGTCGTCGGCCGTGGCGCAGCTCGAGAGTCAGGTCGGGGCGCAGCTGTTCATCCGGATGCGCTCGAAGGGGCTGGCGCTCACCCCGGCCGGGCAGCAGCTGCTCGGCGACGCCCGTGCGGTGCTGGGCACGCTCGACGAGGCGCTCGACGCCGCGCGCGGCATGGACGAGCAGGTCCGCGGCACGATCCGGATCGCCTTCTTCGTCACCCTGGCGCCGTTCCTGCTCGCCGACGTGATGGCGCTGCTGGCCGAGCGGCATCCCGGGCTCGACGTCGACGTGATCGAGGTGGACGCCGACGAGGCCCGCGAGGCACTGCGCTCCGGCCGCGCGGAGATGGCCGTCAGCTGGGACTTCGCGTTCGGCGAGGAGATGCGGCGGGAGATCGTCACCACGGTGCCCCCGCACGTCGTGCTGCCGGCCGGGCACCCGCTGTCGGCGCGCCGCCGGGTGCCGCTGCGGGAACTGGCGCACGACAAGATGATCCTGCTCGACCTGCCGCACAGTCGTGAGTACTTCCTCGACGTGATGCGTGGCGCGGGCGTGGAACCGGTGGTGCGGCACCGCTCGTACGGCTATGAGACGGTGCGCTCACTCGTGGCCAAGGGCTACGGCTACGCGATTCTCAACCAGCAGCCCCGGCACGACTCCACCTACGACGGGCGCGCGGTGGTGACCCGGCCGATCTCCGACGAAGTGCCCGGCCTGCCCCTGGTGGTGGCCACCCTGCGCTCGGTGCGGGCCACGGCGCGGGTGCGGGCGGTGGCCGACGCGGTGCGGGTGGTGGCCAACGCCGTGCCGGGTGCCCGGCCGCACCCGGGCACCTGA